AGTGGGATCAGTTCTTGTAGACCAAGAGGTGTGCGTGTTTGCTGCCACTGGTATTCTTGGGGCTTGAATCATACTACCCAGTGATATCCACGTCTATCTGCTTAGCACATTCATTCTCTGGGTAAGAAAGAATTATAAACCTACAGACTATTCTTcttgaaggagaaaggaaaaaaagtgtacTGGGCTTTTGACCTGAAAATTGATGTCTTTAATCTACCTAAATTATTTCCAGTTAAATACAATTGTCTTGTGGATCACATTCATCTGCTGCAGATTGTAAATTCTCCAAGGCAACACCTTGTCTTTTCATAGGTTGTGTAAAACGGTGCAAACACTTTTAACACTTGTGCTATAACAGATGATTATAATTTATAACAAAAGAATAAGAACAATGACAGCCTAATCACATGCCCTAGAAGCTTGGTGTGCGAAAGGAATCCCATTATATACATATTGTAATCTCATTATAACATATTGTGAAGGCATGTATGTTTCTCACTGGGAGAACCTGACAACTAATTTTTTTCAAGGTTGGAAAACAGACCAGTGAGAGTTAATTCTAATTATGAAAAACTTCTTTGCTTTACAAGACAGCTTTTCTAAAGAGTCTCTTTAAATAGCCCGAACTCTTTTTAGAGTATTCAAAATTGAATTTCCTTTACAAAATGTAGATTAGACTCAACTTTTCAGGAACAAAGAAAGTGTGCAAAAATGGGGCATTGCATGTCAAGCGTCAATAGTGAAGTCTCATGTAGTGATCACAGTGAAAGCAAGGCTCACACTTCTAGCCCTTGAGCCCATCAAATTCAGAATGTCCAAATGTGACAGATGTCTTTTACAGGGCATTAGGTGTCCTCATTCCAGGCAAGAAAGCTAAACCAGCATTGGGGTCATTGGCTGTCATTAACTGTGTGACTCTGGCAGCAAAGGGCATTAATCCGTGCTCTCAAGAAACCATGCATTATTCAGCATGTACTGCACTATTAGCTTAAGTAGagatacttttttaaattgaaacaaTTATGAAGAAAAAGTTGATGACTTTTGttcaaacaaatgaaagaatttgggggagaaatgatgtatttctttctctgtatatAAGTCATGggcaaggagaggaaaaggagaagttgGAGTAGGACTAGATAGCAACACAGGCTCAGAAGAAGGGACCCCCAGATTACAGAAAACCGTTACCTCGCGACTCAAACTGTCTTTCTTACAAAACCCTCTGCTTGCAAATACATGCAGATAGGTGAGCATCAGTCATTGCTTTTCTCTCTCAATTCTGAGGCATAGCAGGAAAAAGCAGCCACGTATACTGCAGCACTCAATTTAGCAAGTGAGTATTACACAGGCACTGTGTTGGACTCAAAgatgggaagaaaacaaaacagtaagggaagaaggaaatgtACATTTAATAAGACACCTGAATGCCTTCAAAGACCATACTATATCTTTGAAACTGCTATTTTCTAcagtagaaatatgaaaatactttATTCTGAAGTTGGCTACTGTAATCAAATGCACTTTTCATATTTTCCCAAGGGTTCGAAACCAATAGTTGATTAGTCTCTACCCAGATTTAGGCAGGCTGATGAGACTCTTTCAGGAAGTCCTATCCATTGTGCAGAAAGGCTATTGTTAATACTACAGAAAAGCACCAAACACTTTAACAAGTATTAGGGCCAATGAAGGGGTACTTTGTAAGAGGCACAATGCCCAGAATTTTCATAGGGTTTCATTTCTGCACTCCTCTGAGTGATTTTCGTCTTCCTGCCTTATAAGCATTTTGTGGGCTTTGTGTGCCCATGAGTGTCTAGATTGTCAAAATAGAAGGAGTATTTAATACACGGAGTGGCTCTTGGGCCTGGAGATGAATGTgtgagggaagagaggaggatcCTGAGTCGGGTGGAGTGAAAGGTAATTTGGAGACTCTGATCTTACTGGAGAGGAAAACGGTTCATTTAGATCGTTTGATGTTAAATACACGTTCAGATTTGTATTTCAGGTTCTGCCACACTTGTGTTCAGAAATGCCCCTCTCATGCACTGTTTCTGTTCAGAGCCAGGCCAGCGTAAACAGGATTGGAGAAGGGGAAGATCCCCCTCAGCAGAGGGAGAAAAATCTATTGTGTGCCCTGAGGGGAGATGGATCTCTAGAGTGTAAAAATGTGCGCTTGGGACCACGTGGGAAAGGGTGGAGGGTGAGGAATCGGGCAGCCAGAGAACTGAAGCTTCAGCCCTTCCTAAGCAGAGGAGTGTGGAAGGTGGGTTGCTCACAGGGTGGAGATGGAGGTTATTGCTCAGCCCCTGAGCAGGGGAACAACAGGGAACCGGAAGGTGTGTGGCAGAGGCTGGCTCTGCCAGGACGAGGTGCTGGGGGtatgagggtggggtgggggcctgagggGTGGCTCGGAGCCCTGGCGGTGGCTGCCTGACGTCACCGGCCTCTCTGGCAATAGGCTGCGAGCTGAGCTCCCcgaagcggcggcggcggcgacagcGCGGCTTGGTCTCTGGCCCCTTCACTCCGCGCCTTCTGCAGCCGTTCACTGCAGCCGCGCGGCAGGGCTCCCTCCTTGCAGCCAGCTGGCGGCCCCAGGTAAGGGACACGGTGCGGCTAAAGCTCCAGGCGGCCGGGTGGCCGGGTGCGAGCGGGTAGGACAGCCCCGGCGGCCTGCGCAGGCACCTCTGGCCGTAGCTTcggcccccgcccctgccccggaCCGGGCTTGCACGCCGCCTCACTGCTCCGCAGTGCAACAGTTTGCAGCTGCCTCTTGAGAGCGGCAAGGGGGCTCGGCTGCGCGCTACGGGTCTCCCTGGCTCTGGTCCCCGGGAAGAGCCTCAGGGccttcgggctgggactgggaagGCCCGAGAGAAGGTCTGTTCCCCAAACTTTGCAGGCGGGAACCCTCCCCCTTTCATTTCCAGCACCCTTAGAAAGAAGCAGGATACTGTCAAGTGGGGGGCACAGAGAGATGTGGAGAAGGGGGCGTTTGCAAGGATGTGCTTTAGCTGAGAAAGAAAGGtgcctcagctttttttttttggttggtgggggggggcgggggggttggGGAGGTACCAGGGAAGAAGGATGGAGAAAGGATGGAGCGCGATCCTGCGTGTCAGCCTCAGCCGCGGACAGAGGCGGAGTGGGATGTGGCCCCAGGGTTACCCCCATGGGATTGGGACCTAAGGGATCTGACAACGTCCAGGGAGGGAGAGtctggagggggagggaagggaagggaggattgCGTACCCGTAGCCGGTTCGGCGGCCCGGGGTGGGTGCTGGGAAAGGTAGGATCCAGGCGAAGACATCCATTGAGAGGGCTCCGGAAAGGGGAGAGTCGGCGCTCTGGGAAGCAGGGACTGCGTTCCGACGTGGCGGAGTGTCTGTTGCGATTGGAAAGTTGTGGAGTGCTCAGGGTGGCTGCTTTATCTGCTGAGTAATCGGCATCTCCGCGGTGCCAGCGCAGACCCTCTTCCCCGCAAAGTGGCGCGAACGCAGAACTGGAGACTTTGGTGCGCGGCCAGGGGCGGGCAGTCGGGCTGGGGTCCGCGGGCTGCGGAGAAGACGGGCGGCGCCCAGCTGAGGCGGTGTGCTCAGAGGGCCGCTTTGCAGAGGCGGTGATCATTCCGGTTCTCAGCGCTCCCCCGGGCAGCGGCTGGGATCCTAACTAAGCCTGTTCTCTTTGCAGCCTGGTGCCTTGGCAAAGGAAAAGGGCGCGCGAACACGCGTTCGAGGCGGGGCCGGAGAGGATCTCCTGGGCACCGCTCGCTGCCTGGCCGGCTTGCTTGCCCGCAGTTGCTCCCTCAGTCCTTCGCTCGCTAGCGCATCCCCTCCCACACCAGGGAGTAATTTTGGGTGGCGCGGGCTCCGTGCTCTTCTTGGCTGGTGGGAACCGTGTGCCCAGAAGAGGAAGTCTGGTGTGCCTGGCCCCTCCCAGCCCAGCGCCGATGAGTGCCAGGGAGCCCAAGGAGCTGAGGCTGGCGCTGCCGCCGTGTCTCCTCAACCGGACCTTTGCTTCCCCCAACGCCAGCGGCACGGGCAACGCGAGCGCCCGTGGCCCGGGCGCAGGAGGTGGCGGCGGCGGCACGTGCATCACGCAGGTGGGACAGCAGCTCTTCCATTCGTTCTCCTCCACGCTGGTGCTGATTGTCTTGGTCACCCTCATCTTCTGCCTCATCGTGCTGTCCCTCTCCACGTTCCACATCCACAAGCGTAGGATGAAGAAACGGAAGATGCAGAGGGCTCAGGAGGAATACGAGCGGGATCACTGCAGCGGCAACCGCGGCGGCACGGGGCTTCCCCAAGCCGAGGGCGGCCAGGCCCCAAACCAAGCAAAAGAAAGCCGGCTGGAGAAGCAGGGCGGGGACGCTGCCTTCTGCGCCTCATCCAACGCCTCTTCTTCCCCTGGCCTCCCGTGCCAGCGTCCCTGTGCTCCTCCGCCTCCACCACCGGCCCCCAGTCCGCAAGGAGCGCACACAGCCTCCTCCTGTTTGGACCCAGCTGGCGAGGGCCTTTTGCAAACGGTGGTACTGTCCTGATTGTCTAGCCCCTCTCCTCTTGCCTTCCTCGTTTCCAGCATCTTTGCCGTCCTCGCTCTTTTTCCTCCGGCCTTCCTCTTCCACGTTCCTGTGgcctccctttcctcttccctcttcccttatTTGTCTTCCCCCTACTCTTTTTCTCCTCCGCCGAGGCACTGTGCGGTATTTGTAAATATTGGGCGAGGAAAGTCTCGGAAGAAGAAAACGCTGataataatactttattattaatatttatagtaattattataatattaattaataacaCGATCCAAGCGCATGACAAATCACATAAGTTCTCATTGTCAGTGAAGGATGCGTCTTCCCTCTCCACCCTGCGCCCCCCACAATATGGAGGAGAGACCGCACAAGCTACCAAACATGTAAAAGGCGTTGACCCCCTGAACAAAGGGAGTGGAGGGGGCCTGGTATGTTGTACATAGCTGTCAAGTTAAGGTTCAgttccctttcttccccttcaCCCCCACTTTTCCTTcagcttccctcccttccccattcCCACATTCAGCCGGACTCAGGCAATAGTATATTATAAAGAAAACGTAAACATTAAGCACCAGGACTACAAGAGGCCAGAGGCTGTCCCAGAAAAACGTTTATGACAGGTACCGCTCTCCAGTCAGCCCTCTTCTCACCTTTAGTTAACCATTCTCTTTTCCAGGACCAggcattttaatttacttttagaaATGTCCCTCGCTGGCCAAGCATAAGTTCATTAAAAATCTATAACTgagttttaagaagaaaaaaagaaagaaagagagaaaaaaagaaagaaaaagagaaagaaagaaagaaagaaaaagaaagaaagaatctacTTCTTtagtcctccccccacccccccaccatctGTACACCTTTGACTTGTGGCATTTTCAGGATTCACAGAGGATCCGGGAGCTGTCCAGACAGTTCTGGTGCTGAAATTGTCTCAGAACTGGCTATATTCTTTGGTTGTGCAAGTTGAGGAGGGGATGTTTTGGAAAGTGTTCTagctttttgttggtttctttcctctttttctacaATCGGGTTTGTGTGTACTATTGGTTTTCTTCTTATTAAACATTGCATAAGTTACcttcttttgtaaaaaaaaaaattaaaaaaaataaattaggtgATGTGCAGTACTGAAAGTGCAGTATCTAACCAACCAGAATGTTTCAGTTTAATTT
This region of Mesoplodon densirostris isolate mMesDen1 chromosome 7, mMesDen1 primary haplotype, whole genome shotgun sequence genomic DNA includes:
- the C7H11orf87 gene encoding uncharacterized protein C11orf87 homolog, with protein sequence MSAREPKELRLALPPCLLNRTFASPNASGTGNASARGPGAGGGGGGTCITQVGQQLFHSFSSTLVLIVLVTLIFCLIVLSLSTFHIHKRRMKKRKMQRAQEEYERDHCSGNRGGTGLPQAEGGQAPNQAKESRLEKQGGDAAFCASSNASSSPGLPCQRPCAPPPPPPAPSPQGAHTASSCLDPAGEGLLQTVVLS